AGAGCAGCGCGCACGCGAGCGCTGCGAGCGTCACGCGAACGTTCACGGGTTCGCCGCCAGCGGTGCGGTTTTTTCAACCGTTCCCAGCGCTGCGTAGAACGCGTGCGGCCCGTAGCGTACGAGATCGTCGGCGGGCAGATGCGTCTGCTCCTTGGCGAGCGCGATGGCGGCGCGAGCCGCCGCATCGTCGAGCCCGCGCGTGTTGAGCGCGATCCCGACGACTTTGGCCGGCTTCACCGTTCCGATCAGCGCTTCGTGCATACGAATCAGCGCGCGGTAATCGAGCGTGGGGGTTTGGAAGCCGCTGAGGCGGTCGCGCTGCGGATCGACGACCAGGACCATCGCGTCGGCGCCGCACCCGTACATCAACGCCAGGGTTACCGGCGCGTACGCGGGATGATTGATCGCGCCTTGGCCTTCGACGACGATGAGATTGGGATGTTGTCGCGCGGCGTACATCACGAGCTGTTCGGCCGCGCCGGGGGCGAAATCGGCGATGACACGATCGACCGAGATGCCCCAACCGGCGATCATAATGCCGGTTTGGCCGGTGGGGACGAAGACCGCTTGTCGCCCGGCTTCGCGCGCCGCTCGCGCGAGTTCCAACGCAACGGTCATTTTGCCGACCGCGCAGTCGTTGCCGATCATCAGCAAAATCGGCGCTGGAACATCGTACACCTCGCCGCGAAAGAGCGGCACGTCCGGCGGTTTACGCACGTCCCAGATCGTGGTTCCCGCACTGCGGGCGGCGGCGGCAAATGCGACGTCGTCACCGAGCATGTCGTGCAGCCCGGAGACGATCTCCAGCTTCGCCGCGATGGCGTCCATGATGTGCGCGCGCCACTCGGCCGGTAGCGCCCCGCCCTGCGGCGCGGTGCCGATCAGCAGAGCGGTCGGTTCGTAAGCGAGCGCTTCGGCAATCGACCCGACGATCGGGGCGTCGCTATCGAGATACGCAACCGCGTCGCGCACGCG
This genomic window from Candidatus Dormiibacterota bacterium contains:
- a CDS encoding DUF1611 domain-containing protein, which gives rise to MTRRYVVLAPDRFAGDAKTAHGVIRYGTDATVAVIDPSLAGKRVRDAVAYLDSDAPIVGSIAEALAYEPTALLIGTAPQGGALPAEWRAHIMDAIAAKLEIVSGLHDMLGDDVAFAAAARSAGTTIWDVRKPPDVPLFRGEVYDVPAPILLMIGNDCAVGKMTVALELARAAREAGRQAVFVPTGQTGIMIAGWGISVDRVIADFAPGAAEQLVMYAARQHPNLIVVEGQGAINHPAYAPVTLALMYGCGADAMVLVVDPQRDRLSGFQTPTLDYRALIRMHEALIGTVKPAKVVGIALNTRGLDDAAARAAIALAKEQTHLPADDLVRYGPHAFYAALGTVEKTAPLAANP